Below is a genomic region from Myxococcus fulvus.
TCCTTCGGCGTGTCGGGGTACTTCGCGTGCAGCGCGACGAAGTCCTTCATGCCCGGCACGTCGTCACCCCAGAAGGTGAGCCCGGTGGCCCAGTAGAAGTTCGCGAAGACGGGCGCGGGGATGACCTTCGGGTCGAAGAAGCGGTCCACCCACGCGGGTGTCTGTCCAATCCAGGTCGGCTGATACTTGAGCTGCGCGGCCGTGCCGAGGATGGGACCGGAGGCCCCGGGCAGCACCGTGAGCAGCACGTAGTTTGCGCCGGACTGCTGGAGCGCGGTGACGACGGCGGCGAAGTCCTTCTGGCCTGGCGCCACGCTCTGCTGCGAGACGACGGTGACGCCGTGGTGCTTCGCGGCCTCCGTCCAGCCCTCCAGCCCGTCCTTCCCGTAGTCGTCACCCTGCGCGACGATGGCGGCCTTCACCTTGTCCGCGCCGCCCGCGTGCTCCACCGCCCAGTCGAGGGCGCGCATCGCCTCCAGCTTGTAGGACGCGCCGATGGGCGGCGTGTACTGGTGCCGCGCCATCTCCGACGACTGTGACGCGGGGAAGGCGACCAGGTTGTCCGCCGTGAGCTTGTCGCGCAGGGGCAGGGTGTTGGGCGTGCCGAAGCTGGTGCCCAGGAACAGCACCTGCTCGTGGATGTCGCTGTACGCCTGCACCGCGTTCTGCGGGTTGTAGGCGTGGTCGCGCTCCACCAGCTCCACGCGCCAGCCCGGAGGCAGCAGCCCCGAGTCGCCCGCGTTCACCTGTCTCGCGAGCAGCCGCTTGCCCGCGGCGAAGGGCTTGCCGATGGCGGCGCCAGGACCGCTCTCGTCGTTGAGCGCGCCGATGTAGACGACCTTCTTCTCCAGGTCGACACCCTTGTCTGTCTTGATGTCCGACAGGGCGGCGGGACGCGCCTGCGTGCCCTCCGGAGTCGGAGCTTCGTCCTTCTTGCAAGCCATCAAACAGAAAGCTGTCGCCAGGAGTCCGACCACGAGCCGTTGCATCGCAACCTCCCCGTCAGATTCGTGGCGGCACAGTAACCACACTCGCTCGGAAGAGAAAAGACAGTCACCGGTAATTCGATGGCTGTATTTCGCAGGGCGGAACTTCCCGGCGGCGTGTTTTGACTGTGTTTCGCACGGCGAAATGTCTCGCGCGGATGATGCATCGCGCAAGGCCGCGGCGCGCAGTCTGGATGTGCTTTGTCAGGAGGAGCGGACGGGGACACGCCGGTGGCGGCGGTCCTCCCAGTCCAGCGAACACGTGGCCCACCCGGGCGTGGCGGGTTTCCACCAGGTGGAAAGCCACGTGTCCTGTGCGCGGCGCTTCAGTCCAGCGACGACTCCGGCAGCGCGGTCTCCGAGGTGACGATGCCATCCGCGTCCGCGTACAGGTGGTGTCCGGGGCGGAAGGTGACACCCGCGAAGCGCACCTCGACGTCGCGCTGGCCCTCGTTGCGCTTGAAGCTCTTGAGCGGATGCGTGCCCAGCGCCTTCACGCCGAGCGCCATGCGGCCCACCTCCTCCGAATCACGGATGCAGCCGTTCACCACCACGCCCGCCCAGCCGTTCTGTTGCGCGAGCAGCGCCAGCTGGTCCCCCACCAGCGCGCAGCGGCGGCTGCCGCCTCCATCCACCACGAGCACCCGACCGTTGCCCTTCTCCTCCAGGGCCTTGCGCACGAGCGAGTTGTCCTCGGGGGCGCGCACGGTGCTGATGGGACCGGTGAACGTGGTGCGTCCGCCGAAGTCGATGAAGCCGGGCTCGGCGACCTGGAAGTGGGTCGTGCCCGCGTGCGCGTCACACAGGTCCGCCGTCTTGAAGTCCATGGGCTGCTCTCCTGGGAAGGGTGGCCTCGGGGGCCGTCGTCGTCACAGCGCTGTATCACCACCATGTCCAGCCCCCGGGACATCGGCATCACGCCGATGTGCGTTCGGGTGTGATTCCCCGGGGATACGTTGACGACGGGTCAACGTGGGGCGTCCCGGGGCCGGCGGTCGATGGGCCGCAGAAGGGGCGGGCATGGGGGCAGGCCACTCGGAGGGAGGCTCGCCTCGCGCCGCGTGCTATGGAACCCACATGAATCACGCTCACAGCCAGTCCCTGTTCGCCCGCGCGCAGGCGCGCATCCCGGGCGGAGTGAACTCCCCGGTGCGCGCCTTCCGTGGCGTCGGAGGAGACCCTGTCTTCTTCCGCGAGGGCTCGGGCGCCTGGCTCACCGACGTGGACGGCAACCGCTACGTCGACCTGGTGGGGAGCTGGGGGCCGCTCATCCTCGGCCACGCCTACCCGCCCATCGTCGAGGCCATCATCGAGTCGGCCCGTCGCGGCTCGTCGTTCGGCGCGCCGCACGCGGGCGAGGTGGAGTTCGCGGAGCTCATCTGCGCGACGATGCCGGCGGTGGAGATGGTGCGGCTGGTCTCCAGCGGCACCGAGGCCACCGTGGCCGCCATCCGCGTGGCGCGCGGCTTCACCGGCCGCGAGCACATCCTCAAGTTCGAGGGCTGCTTCCACGGCGCCGGAGACCCGTTCCTGGTGAAGGCGGGCAGCGGCGTGGAGACGCTGGGCCTGCCGGACTCACCGGGCGTGCCGGCGGCGCTGGCGAAGCTCACGCTCACCGCGCCCTTCAATGATCTGGCCGCGGTGGAGCGCATCTTCGAGGAGAAGGGGAAGGACATCGCCTGCGCCATCATCGAGCCGGTGGTGGGCAACATGGGCGTGCTGGTGCCCAAGCAGGGGTATCTGCAGGGCTTGCAGGCGCTGTGTCAGAAGCACGGCGTGCTGCTGGTGCTCGACGAGGTGATGACGGGCTTCCGGCT
It encodes:
- the rraA gene encoding ribonuclease E activity regulator RraA yields the protein MDFKTADLCDAHAGTTHFQVAEPGFIDFGGRTTFTGPISTVRAPEDNSLVRKALEEKGNGRVLVVDGGGSRRCALVGDQLALLAQQNGWAGVVVNGCIRDSEEVGRMALGVKALGTHPLKSFKRNEGQRDVEVRFAGVTFRPGHHLYADADGIVTSETALPESSLD
- a CDS encoding ABC transporter substrate-binding protein, which codes for MACKKDEAPTPEGTQARPAALSDIKTDKGVDLEKKVVYIGALNDESGPGAAIGKPFAAGKRLLARQVNAGDSGLLPPGWRVELVERDHAYNPQNAVQAYSDIHEQVLFLGTSFGTPNTLPLRDKLTADNLVAFPASQSSEMARHQYTPPIGASYKLEAMRALDWAVEHAGGADKVKAAIVAQGDDYGKDGLEGWTEAAKHHGVTVVSQQSVAPGQKDFAAVVTALQQSGANYVLLTVLPGASGPILGTAAQLKYQPTWIGQTPAWVDRFFDPKVIPAPVFANFYWATGLTFWGDDVPGMKDFVALHAKYPDTPKDFYTLASYVQGRVQLEALKAALEAKDVTRAGYLKALKNIQRTTAGGLTAETVDLSRFPYATALQVRVLKPVLDQGSWSVVAGYAPPKALGTPAAKAADDSK
- the hemL gene encoding glutamate-1-semialdehyde 2,1-aminomutase, which translates into the protein MNHAHSQSLFARAQARIPGGVNSPVRAFRGVGGDPVFFREGSGAWLTDVDGNRYVDLVGSWGPLILGHAYPPIVEAIIESARRGSSFGAPHAGEVEFAELICATMPAVEMVRLVSSGTEATVAAIRVARGFTGREHILKFEGCFHGAGDPFLVKAGSGVETLGLPDSPGVPAALAKLTLTAPFNDLAAVERIFEEKGKDIACAIIEPVVGNMGVLVPKQGYLQGLQALCQKHGVLLVLDEVMTGFRLARGGAQELYGLKPDLTTMAKVIGGGMPLGAYGGRADIMRKVAPAGPVYQSGTLSGNPVAVAAGLACLKALAAPGTYARLEQVSRMLEEGFIAEAKEAGVPVTVNRVGSMLTVFFTEQPVFDYTSAKTSDTGRFGRFFHAMLDAGVYLPPSQFEAAFVSLAMGEAEVAHVLGAARKAFRSLGQTG